CCGGCATCGACGTGCGTTTCGTGCCCGACGGCACCGCCCGCGCCGCCGCGCTCCGCACGGGCACGGCCGACGTGGTCGAGGCGATCCCGGTTGGCCAGGCCGCCCAGGTTGATCCGCAGCTCCTGCACGAGGTCGCCATGCCGCGCACGAACACGCTGTACCTCAACACGCGGACGGGCCCGTTCGCGGACCCGGCCGTGCGCGCCGCCGCCCAGGCCGCGGTCGACCGCGCCGCGCTCGTCTCCGGCGTCTACGAGGGACGGGCCGACGAGGCCACCGGGCTCCTCGGCCCCGCGCTGCCCTGGGCCGCCGACCTCCGCGACGGCGCCTCCTACCGCGACGCGCTCGCCGGCCGGGCGACGCCCGCCGAGGTCGACGGCGTGCCGATCACGCTGGGCACGTTCACCGACCGGGCCGAGCTCCCCGAGGTGGCCGTGCAGCTCGAGCAGCAGCTCGAGGCGGCCGGGTTCCAGGTGACCCAGGACGTGCGCGAGTACCAGTACATCGAGGCCGACGCGCTGGCGGGGAAGTTCGACGCCTTCATCCTGTCGCGCGCGACCGTGCTCGACTCCGGGGATCCGGCCGCGTACCTGTACAGCGACTTCGCGTGCCAGGGCTCCTTCAACATCTCGCAGGAGTGCGACCCCGCGGTCGACCAGGCCCTCGCCGACGCCTCCGCGCTGCCGGCCGGGCCCGATCGCCGCGCCGCGATCATGCGGGTCGAGGCGCTCGTGCTGGCCGATGACGCCGCCGTGCCGCTCCTGCACGAGCGCGTGATCCAGGGCGAGGCCGCCGGGGTGACGGGCGCCGTGCGGGATCCCCGCGAGCGCGCGCTCATCACGGCCGACACGCGCGTCGAGCGCTGATGGGCCGCGCGCGCGACGGGCTCGTCGTCGGGGCGTCCCGCGTCGTCGCGGTCGGCGGCGTCGTGGCGCTCGTCGGCGCGCTGCCGTGGCTGTCCGGCCGCTCGCCCGAGTACACGATCCTCCGCGCGCGCTACGCCGACCTCGAGGCGACCCCGGAGGCGCTCGCGTCGGTGCGCGCGCAGCTCGGCCTCGACCGCGGGCCGCTCGCCGTCTCGCTCGACTGGCTCGCGGGCGTCGTCCGCGGCGACCTCGGCACGTCGTGGATCTCGGGCCGCCCGGTCCTGCCCGGCACCCTCGCCGCGCTCGGCGTCTCGCTCACGCTCATGGCGTTCGCGATCGCGGTCGCCGTAGGGGTCGCGGCGCTCCTCTGCGCGCCCGCCCTCCGCGACGCGACGCGCGGGCGCCGCGCCCGCGGATCCGGCGCCCTCGCCGCCGCACTCACCGCGCTCCCCGAGTTCCTGCTCGCGACCGCGCTGCTCGTGGTGGTCGCGGTCTGGCTGCGCTGGGCGCCGCCGTCGGGCTGGGACGGGCCGGCGAACGCGGCGCTCCCGGCGCTCGCCCTCGGGATCCCCGCGGGCGGGCTCGTCGGCCGCCTCCTCGCCGACGCGATCCAGGCCGCATCCGCCGAGCGCTGGGTCGCCACGTGGGCGATGGCGGGCCTGCCGCCCACGCGCACGACCCTCGCGGTGCTGCGCCGCGCGCTCCCGTCGGTGCTCGGGCAGGTCGGGCTCGTGCTCGTGGGCCTCACGGGCGGCGCGGTCGCGGTCGAGCAGGTGTTCGCGATCCCCGGCATCGGCCGCGCGACCCTCGGCGCGGCCAGCAGCCAGGACGTCCCGGCGCTCCAGGCGGGCGTGCTCGCGCTCCTCGCGGTCGCCGTCGCCGCGGGCGCGCTCGCGGACCTCGCCCGTCGCGCGCTCCTCGGCCCCGCCCTCCGCCTCGGATCCCTGCCCGTGCCCGACGCGCGCGTCCCCGCCCGGCCGCGCGACGTCGTCGTGCCGGCCGTCGCGGCGGGCCTCCTCGCGGTCATCGTCGTGGCCGGCCTCGCGCGGGATCCCCTCGCCACGACCGCGGGCCGCCTCGCCCCGCCCTCGTGGCACCTGCCGTTCGGCGCCGACGCGAGCGGCCGCGACCTCCTCGGCCGGGTCGGCCACGGCGCGGTCACGACGCTCGGCACGGCGCTCGTCGTCGTGATCGCGTGCTGCGCGATCGGCCTGGTGCTCGGGCTCCTGCCGCGCGCCGCGCTCGGCCCGATCGAGGTCGCGAACGCGGCACCGCCGATCCTCGCCGGGATCGTGGTGGCCGCGATCCAGGGCCCGTCGACCGCGGGCGCCGCCATCGCGGTGGCGGCCGTCGGCTGGGCGCCGCTCGCCGCGCACGCCGGGGCGCTCATGCAGGAGGCGCGCGCGCAGCCGCACGTGCGGATCCTGCCGGTGCTCGCCGTCGGGCGCGCGCGGATCCTCCTGGTGCACCTGCTGCCCGCCGTCGTGGGTCCCGTGGTGCGCAACGCGATGCTGCGGCTCCCCGGCATCGCCCTCACGCTCGCGGCGCTCGGCTTCCTCGGCCTCGGCAGCGCGCCGCCGACGCCCGAGTGGGGCCTGATCCTCAGCGAGGGCAGCGCCTACGCGGAGCGCGCCCCGTGGGCGGTCGCCGCCCCCGCGCTCGCGCTCGTGCTCGCCGCGGTGCTCGCGGTGTCCCTGTCGGCGCACGACCTCACGGGGCTCCTGCGGCGGCGACGCGCATCCGCCGCGGCCGCGCGTCCGGCGGACGCGACCGCGATGGCTCCCCGGGGCTAGCTGTACTCGGCCGTGACGTTGGTGACACTTCGGGGCGTGTGAAGAGGCCTCCTGGCTTGATGGAGCTGTTCAGTTCAACCATCGCCAGGAGGCCTCGATGTCCCACGCTAATGCCCGGTTGACTGTTCATGGTCGGCTTCTCCTCGTGCGTCGGGTAGTCGAGGATCGTCGTCCGGTGTCGCATGTGGCTCGCGAGCTCGGGGTGTCGCGTCAGTGCGCGCATCGGTGGGTGGCCCGGTTCCGTCAGGAGGGTGTCGCGGGGCTCGCGGATCGGTCCTCGAGACCACGGTCGATGCCGGCGAGGACGAGTCCGGAACAGGAAGGCGCCGTGCTGGCTGCGCGCGCGGAACTTCGGTTCGGGCCCGCCCGGCTGGCTCCGGTGACGAGCGTTCCGGCCCGCACGATCTCCCGGATCCTGCGCCGGCACGGGGCGCCGCCGTTGGCATGGTTGGACCCTGTAACCGGGGCGGTGATCCGGGCATCCCGGTCAACGGCGCACCGGTATGAGCACGAGCATCCGGGTGATCTGATCCACGTGGACGTGAAGAAGCTCGGGAGGATCCCGGACGGAGGCGGCTGGCGGGTCCACGGGCGCAGCGAGCAGGTCCGCGGCCGCGGGATCGGGTTCGATTACGTCCATGCCGCGGTCGATGACCACACCCGTCTCGCCTACGCGGAGATCCATCCCGATGAGAAAGGCGCGACCGCGGCCGGGTTCCTGACCCGCGCAGCGGCGTACTTCGCCGGGCGCGGGATCACCCGGATCGAGCGGGTCATCACGGACAACGCGTTCGCCTACCGGCACTCGACCGCGTTCAAGAACGCCGTCCAGGACCTGGGCGCGCGGCAGAAGTTCATCCGCCCGCACTGCCCCTGGCAGAACGGCAAGGTCGAGCGCTTCAACCGGACCCTCGCGACCGAGTGGGCCTACCGGCAACCCTTCACCAGCAACCAACACCGGGCCGACGCGCTTGACCCCTTCATCGAGCACTACAACACTGAACGGATCCACTCGAGCCACGGGCTGACGCCCGCGGCCCGAGTGTCACCAACGTCATGACCCAGTACAGCTAGGCCCCGGGCGCCAGCAGCGCCGCGATCACCAGCAGCACCGGGATCGACGCGACCGTCGTGATCAGCACGGTGTCGCGCGCGAGCACCACGCCGCGCTCGTAGCGCGACGCGAAGTTGAAGATGTTCTGCGCGGTCGGCAGGCCCGCGATCACGGTCGCGGCGAACGTCTGCGGCGCATCGAGGTGGAACGCGAAGCGCGCCAGCAGGAACGCGGCGAGCGGCATGACCACCGTCTTGATCACCGAGGCCACGACGATCTCGCCGCGACCGGATCCCGGCGCGAGCGGCTTCCGGCCCACCAGCGACATGCCGAACGCCATCAGCACGATCGGGATCGCCGCGCCGCCGATGAGCCGGAAGGGCTCGTAGATCGCATCGGGGACCTGGAGCCCGGTGATCGCGATGAGGATGCCGAGCACCGACGCGATGATCATCGGATTGCGCAGCGGCTGGGTGAGGATCCCGACCACCGACGCGGAGCCGCGGCTCGCGATGTCGAGGATCGTCAGCGTCGTCGGCGCGAGCACGAGCAGCTGGAGCAGCAGCACGGGCGCGACGTACTGCGCGTCGCCGAGCACGTAGATCGCGACCGGCAGGCCGATGTTGTTGGCGTTCACGTAGCTCGCCGAGGCCGCGCCGATGGTGGTCTCGGCGACCGGCCGGCGGAAGAGGATCCGCGCCACGACCAGGTAGAGGATCGCCGAGACGGCCACCGCGCTCGCCGACGTCAGCAGGAACGTCGAGAACACGACGTGCAGGTCGGCCTTCGCGAGCACCGTGAACAGCAGCGCGGGCGTCGCGACGAAGAACGCGACCCGGTTGAGGGAGTGCTGCGCGCCCGGCCCTGCGATGCCCGAGCGGCCGACGCCGTAGCCCACGGCGATGATGAAGCCGATGATGGCGAAGCCGGTCAGCACCCCGATCATCCGACTCCCCTCGCCCGCGTCCTCCCACCCTACGGGCGACCCGGCCCGCTCCCGACGCCGGCCGGCGCCCCGCCCCGCGCCCCGCCCGTTCAGCGCCGGGACACCGCCGCGTCACGCGCTCCGCCTAGCGTCGGCCGCGTCGCGCCCGCGACCGACCCGCACCCGCCGCCGCGCGCATCCCGCGCCGCGCCCGCTCCGCCAGGAACCCATGCGCCTCCGCACCCGTCGCCGCCTGTCCGCCTCCGTCGCGCTCGCGCTGGCCCTCGGGATCGCCGCCGGGGGATCCGCCCTCCCGGCGCTCGCCGCGACCGGCGACGGCACCGGCACCGCGACGGGCACGGGATCCGGCGACCGCACGTACTACAGCAGCAAGACCCCGTACCAGCCGCAGGGCACCGCGGCCGGCCTCGCCCCCGCGCCCGCCGGGTTCGCGCCCGTCTACACGGAGTCGGTCGCGCGCCACGGATCCCGCGCCCTGTCGAGCTTCAAGTACGACTCGCTCACCACGCAGGTGTGGGAGCAGGCGCGCTCCGAGGGCGCGCTCACGACGCTCGGCCAGACCCTCGGCCCGGAGATCCAGAAGCTCACCGCGGCGAACGAGGAGCTCGGATACGGCAACCTCACCGGCCAGGGCGCCGACCAGCACCGCGGCATCGGCGCGCGCGTCGTCCAGCGGCTGCCGTCGCTCTTCGCGGGCATCGACGCCGGATCCGACCAGGTCACGCTCGAGAGCTCCGGCGAGGCGCGCGCCACCGCATCGGGCAAGGCGTTCGCGGAGGGGCTGAGGAAGGCGGATCCGCTCCTCGCCTCGCACCTGCCGAAGGACATAGCCAAGGACCCCGCCACGCTCTACTTCCACAAGTCGGCCGCCAACGCCGATTACCAGGCCTACGAGGACGGGCCGGCCGTGACCGCCGCTGTCGATGCGATCCACGCCCAGCCCCGCAGCCACGAGGCCGCGCGCCGTCTGCTCGAGCGGATCTACACGCCCGCCTTCGTCGACCGCCTCGCGGCCGGGCGGTACCACTTCGTCGACGGCGGCGACGGCGGCACCCACGTCGACGACGAGCTCGACGCCGCGATGATGCTCTACAACCTCTACATCATCGCGCCCGACATGACGGAGGAGGTCAGCGTCGACTTCGACCGCTACTTCTCACCGGCTGGCGCGGGCGATGACGCGGACACCGAGTGGTTCGCCTACCTGCTCGACTCCGAGGACTTCTACTCCAAGGGCCCGGCGTTCCAGGGCAGCGACATCACGTACCGGATGGCGACGCCGCTCCTCGACGACTTCCTCGACTCGATGGACGCGCGGCTCGCCGGATCCACCACCGCCGCGACCTTCCGCTTCGCGCACGCCGAGACGATCATCCCGTTCGCCGCGCTCCTCGGCCTGCCCGGCTCGACGCAGCAGGTGACCCCCGAGGCGCCCTACACGTACGCGACGAACGCCTGGCGCGGCGAGACCGTCACGCCGATGGCCGCGAACGTGCAGTGGGACGTCTTCCGCGACGCGGGCGGCCGCGCCGTCGTGCGCATGCTCTACGACGAGAAGGCGATCCCGTTCCGCACGGGCTGCACACCCATCGCCCCCGGCTCGCTGTTCTACGACGCGGGCGAGGTGCGCCGCTGCCTCACGGGCGCCGCGGCGGCGGATCCGGGGACGCCGGCTCCCGCAGCCGGTGCCACCCTCCCCGGCTCGCCTGCCGAGGTCGCCGCCGCCGACGCCTCCGCCGCCCGGGGCGACACCCTCGCCGCCACGGGCATGTCCGCAGACGAGCTGCCGTTCCTCGCGCTGCTCGCGTTCGCGCTCGGCGCGGCGGGGATCACCGCGGTCGGCGTGGTGCGGCGGCCGCGGCACCCCTGATTCAGACGTCGATGCGGCGCCCCAGGACGTCGAGTACCTGTCGCGACCGCACCGCGATGCGCTCTAGCTGTACTCGGCCATGACGTTGGTGACACTTCGGGGCGTGTGAAGAGGCCTCCTGGCTTGATGGAGCTGTTCAGTTCAACCATCGCCAGGAGGCCTCGATGTCCCACGGTAATGCTCGTCTGACGGTTCACGGGAGGGTTCTCCTCGTGCGGCGGGTGGTGGAGGATCGTCGGCCGGTCGCGCACGTCGCGCGGGAGCTGGGGGTGTCGCGGCAGTGCGCGCATCGATGGGTGAACCGGTTCCGTGCCGAGGGGCTGCGAGGGCTGACGGATCGGTCATCGCGGCCCCGGTCAGTACCGAGGCGAACGAGCCCGGAGCGGGAACGGGCCGTGCTGGAAGCGCGGGCCCAGTTGCGGGCGGGTCCTGCGCGGCTGGCGCCGGTGACAGGTGTTCCATCCCGTACGATCTCCCGCATCCTGCGCCGGCACGGGGCGCCGCCGTTGGCATGGTTGGACCCCGTCACCGGGGCCGTGATCCGGGCATCCCGGTCAACGGCGCACCGGTATGAGCACGAGCATCCGGGTGATCTGATCCACGTGGACGTGAAGAAGCTCGGGAGGATCCCGGACGGAGGCGGCTGGCGGGTCCACGGGCGCAGCGAGCAGGTCCGCGGCCGCGGGATCGGGTTCGATTACGTCCATGCCGCGGTCGATGACCACACCCGTCTCGCCTACGCGGAGATCCATCCCGATGAGAAAGGCGCGACCGCGGCCGGGTTCCTGACCCGCGCAGCGGCGTACTTCGCCGGGCATGGGATCACCCGGATCGAGCGGGTCATCACGGACAACGCGTTCGCCTACCGGCACTCGACCGCGTTCAAGAACGCCGTCCAGGACCTGGGCGCGCGGCAGAAGTTCATCCGCCCGCACTGCCCCTGGCAGAACGGCAAGGTCGAGCGCTTCAACCGGACCCTCGCGACCGAGTGGGCCTACCGGCAACCCTTCACCAGCAACCAACACCGCGCCGACGCGCTTGACCCCTTCATCGAGCACTACAACACTGAACGAATCCACTCAAGCCACGGGCTCACGCCCGCGGCCCGAGTGTCACCAACGTCATGACCCAGTACATCTAGCAGCAGCTCGACGACAGGCGTCTGGAGCGCCGACTCCAGTTCGACGGCGACCGCGCGGAACACCGCGGGCAAGGCCGCAGCCACCTGCCGCCCCCACTCCAGGAACGCCTCCCCGTCGAGGCCGGCCTCACGACCGACAGCAGCCCATTGGAATGCCCCCATGTCCCCCACTCCGTAGGAGTCGACTAGTCGCGATGCCATGTGAGTCCCTTCGATCGCGGAGAGCACGTCGTCCGACCGGCTCCCGGCGGGAGAGACGTAGGGAAGGTACGAGGAGGCATCGTAGATCGGAGCTAGATCGAATCCCGTCGGCCAACGCCTCAAGGAGTAGTTCTTTCCGTGAGCATCTGTGTTGAGCACCATCCACGAGAACAGCAGGTACTTCATGAACCGCTCCTTGGCTGGGGCCCGAACCTCGTGCTCATCGATTCGATCCAGCAGCTCGAGGATCGTGCGCACGCTGGGCCCACCGCGCTCCTCGAACTTTCGGAAAGCGGGAAGACCAAGCGCCTGCACGAGATCCTCTTGGTGGATGCGCGTGACGAATCCGCGCTCGTCTGCGCGCCGGTCGAATCTGGCGACGACGAGTGAGTGCTGATCAGTGAACGAGCTGATCTCCGTCGATGCCGCGCTCAACCCCAGCACCGCGGCAGAGGTCATGGTCACGTGTTCGACGATCTCGGCGTCCACCAGATTTCGAACCCGGGGCTTGAAGATGTGCGTGGACGGCTGCACGCCTGTCGGCTCGTGACATCTGCCGTCGGACCATGCCAACGCGAATTTGCCTTGCGCGCCGGCAAGCGAGAACTGACCCGGTCGAGCCGGAGCCCCGTCTCCTTCGCCTACGTCCCTGTCCTCTCGGATCGCTCGAATGCGGTCTGCGATCTGGGCTTCCGTCAGCGCCTCCAAGGAGCCTTCCATTCTCGCCGGATGCCCTTCGGGATGGAATTCCAGTGCGCCCGCCACGTCAGCCCCATGGGAGCTGAGGAGGTGGAACGGCTCTACGGACCCGGAGTCGTTCTCTCGTGACCACGATCTTCGAACCGCGTCGTCCTCAGGAAGCAGGTTGTCCAAGAAGCGCAGGACCGGTGCTCCCGTGTGCACGCGGCGCAGCGTCGGCAACGACAGCGAGATCGACGGGCCTCCGGTGGCGAACCATTCAGCCTCGTAGACCAGGCGATATCGCAGGGGCGCAGTCCTCTCCAGCTTCGCCGCCAGTCGCCCGTAGAGGAATACATCAAGCACTCGCGTGCTCATGAGCGATGCTGCTGCTTGGACGGAGGCGGGGGCGCCATCGGGTCCCGGGCGAGCGCCGCGCCTTGCTGTCCGATCTTCTCGACCATCACCCTCACATCACGATTCCGACGGAGCACCGCCTCGGCGGCACGTGAGCCCGATGTTCCGATGTCGGATGCGGGCTCCTGGCCGACTCTGGCCATCAACGCGCTCATGAAGTCGTCGTTCACGGCCGGTACGCGGGCAGCTCGGGCCGCTTCCGGACTCACGTCCCCCGACACCTTCGTCTCGATCTCTAGCCGAAGGTCGAGCTCCCTGAGCACGCGCATTACCTTGGACAGCGCCGCGTCGCCCTTCGCGGTCTCGAATCGCGTGAGCCACTGCCTCGTCACCCCTGCCCGACGAGCGAGCTCCTCTTGTGAGAAGCCGAGATCCTGCCTCTGCTGGCGTGCCACATTCCCTAGGTCCTCTGGCCATCTCGCGAGCATGGAGCCTCCTCAGCAGCACACGATGTTGTGGTACGCAGATGTTACATGACTTCATGGAACACTGGCGTAACACGTAAGGCTGCAACGCTGCCGTCACATCACCGGCCTACTCCGGCGCCATCCGGCGCGACCAGCCCCTCCATCACGTCGAGGAACGCGCCCCAGCCCTGCATCGTCATCTCGCGCTGCTCGGGCGTGAACTCGCCCGCGCGCTGCGTCATGGTCATGCGCGTGGCGCCGCCCGCGACCTCCTCGAGGTCGACCGTGAGCGGCTCGCCCGCGGGCTGGTCGGGCCGGTCGGTCATGGTCATCGCGATGCGCGACGGCCGGTCGAGCTCGACGTACTCCCCCGCCCAGTCGATGGATCCGCCGTCGGGCAGCCGCATCACCGCGCTCCACGCGCCGCCCACGCGCACGTCCATGCGCAGGGTGTCGAGCGGCACGTCGACCGCGGCGGTGCCGAACCAGGTGGAGAAGTCCGCCGGCGAGGTCCACGCGTCGAAGACGCGCTCCCGCGAGGCGGCGAACGTGCGGGTGATGACGATGGGCTCGCTCACGGCGACCTCCGATGACGCGGGGCGGACGGGATCCGCGGCGGGTAGGCGACGCGGACGGGCCGCCGCCTCCGTGAGGGAGACGACGGCCCTGCCGTGATCCGACCAACCCGGGACCGCGTTGTCAACGGGTCGTGCGCCGGCCGGACGGCCGGGTCAGCTCCCGGATCCGTCCCGCGCGTCGCTCGACGGCACGGCGATCCGCGATGCCTCGTCGGCCGCGTCCGGCCCGGTCGCCTGCGCCGGGCTCGTGCCGCCGCGGACGTCCGCGCGCTGCTCCGCCTCCAGCCGCTCGGCCTCCTCGCCGCCCACCGCCTCGCCGCGGGCGACGAGCCCGGCGACGTCCGACAGCGGGATCTGCTTGAGCACGAGCGAGAGCACGAAGGCGATCCCGATGAACGGCACGAGGTACCAGAACACGGGCGCCAGCGCGTCGGCGTACGCGTCCACGATCCCGTCGCGCACGGCGTCCGGCAGCTGGTTGAGCGCCTGCGGGTCGATGCTGCTGGCCGAGGCCGCCGCGTCGCCCGGCGCCGCGCCCGCCCCGGCGAAGACGGTCGTGAGGTTCTCGGTGAGCCGGGTCGTGAACAGCGTGCCGAACACGGCCGTGCCGAGCGCGGCGCCCACCTCGCGGAAGTAGTTGTTCGTGCTGGTCGCCGTGCCGATCTGCGCGGCGGGCACCGCGTTCTGCACGACGAGCACCACCACCTGCATGATCAGGCCGAGGCCCAGCCCGAAGATGAAGAGGAACACGCAGATCAGCCAGACGGGCGTCTCGGCCGTGAGCGAGGTCATCAGCACGAGCGCCAGCATCGTGAGGAGCGTCCCGACGATCGGGAAGATCCGGTACCTGCCGGTGCGGCTGATGAGGATGCCCGACGTGATCGACATGCCGATGAGGCCCACCATCATCGGCAGGAGCAGCAGCCCCGAGACCGCGGCCGAGGTGCCGGTGGACATCTGCAGGAACGTCGGCACGAAGCCGATCGCCGCGAACATGCCGATGCCGAGCGCGAGGCCGATGGCCGTGGCGTTCACGAACACGGGGTTCCGGAAGAGGCTCAGCGGGATCACCGGGTCGTCCGCCCGCGACTCCGTGAACACGAACAGCGACGCCGCGACCACGAGGCCGAGGCCCCACGCCCAGGTGGCGAGCGATCCCCAGCCGTAGGCCTTGTCGCCGCCGAAGTCGGTGAAGAAGATGAGGCACGTCGTCGCCATCGAGAGCAGCACGACGCCCACCACGTCGATCCGCTTCGTCGCCCTCTTGCTCGGCAGCGTGAGCGTGATGAACGCCACGACGAAGGCCGCGATCCCGATGGGGATGTTGATGTAGAACGCCCACTGCCAGGTGAGGTGGTCGACGAAGAAGCCGCCGAGCAGCGGTCCGCCGACGGCCGAGAGGCCGAAGATGCCGCCGAGCGGGCCGAGGTACTTGCCGCGCTGGTTGGCCGGCACGATGTCGGCGATGATCGACTGCGACAGGATCATGAGCCCGCCGCCGCCGAGGCCCTGCGCCGCGCGGAAGACCACGAACGACCAGAAGTCGCCCGCGAACGCGCAGCCGACCGAGGCGAGCGTGAAGATCGCGATGGCGGCGAGAAAGAGGTTCCGCCGGCCGAGCACGTCGCCGAACTTGCCGTAGATGGGCATGACGATCGTGGTGGCGAGCAGGTACGCGGTGGTGATCCAGACCTGGTGGTCGACGCCGCCGAGCTCGCCGACGATGGTCGGCATCGCGGTGGAGACGATGGTCTGGTCGAGGCTCGACAGGAGCATGCCGGCGATGAGCGCCGAGAAGATGATCCAGATGCGCCGCTGCGTGAGCAGGAGGGGCGCCGGGGCGGTGGCGGTGGTGCTCATGGGTTCCGTGGGGTCCGTTCGGTGTGGCGGGTGCGGGAGGTCGTGGCGGTGGGGGGATGCGCGATCTCGCGGAGCGCGTCGAGGCGCCGCCGCAGGATGAGCGGGATGGGGTCGACGTTGTCGGGGGCGAGGAACTCGCGCGCGCTCGAGCGGCCGAGGGCGCCCATGGCCTGGACGACGACGGACGCGCGGAGGTCGCCGGGCGGCAGCCCCTCGCGGCGCTCGACGAGGAGCACGTCCTTCGCCTCGTCCTCCATGGCGGCCTCGAGCGCGCGCACGAGGAGGCCCGGCTCGCGGCGGAAGGCCGCGTGCATGTCGTGCATGGAGGTGCCGTCGGTGTCGAGGCGGGCCCAGCGCTCAAGGCACAGGTCGGCGAGGTCGTCGAGGAGGGTGGGCGAGAGCGCCGGATCCTCCGGGTCGCCCGCCGCGACGAACGCCTCCTCGAGGTCGGCGGTGTCGACGCGGGCGGAGCGCCCGAAGAGCGCGTCCTCCTTGGAGGCGAAGTAGTTGAAGAACGTGCGCCGGGAGACGCCGGCCTGCTCGCAGACCTCCTCGACGGTGAACCCGGCGAGGCCCCGCTCGGCCGTGAGGCGGCGGGCCAGGGTCGTGAGGCGCGCCGAGGTCTCCACCCGGCGGCGCTCGCGGAGCCCCGTTGCACTTGTCGACATGAAGTGCATCATTGCACTCCGGGACATTGAGTGCAACATGCAGCCCCGCCGCCCCCGTCGGGCCGGCGGAGCGCGGATCAGATGCGGAAGCCCTCCGGCCAGCCGTGCGCCTCGAGGTAGGCGCGCACGCGCTCGACGTCGGCGTCCGAGGGCATCTCGGAGGTGACGCCCGCGATGGCGTCGGCGACGTCGAGCCGGCTGGCGGGCAGCCCGCCCTCGGACGCGAGCCGGGCGCTCACCTCCCGCACCTCCTCGTCGCTGAGGCGGCGGCGCAGCAGCGCGAGCAGCGGCACGAAGTCCTGCTCGGGGAGGCCGGCGGGGTAGCCGGCGCGCAGCCACGCGACGATGCGGGAGACGAGGCCCGTGCGCTCGGTCGCGCGCGCGTGGGCGGCATCCGGCTCGTGCAGGTCCTCGGGGGATCCGAGCGGCCAGCCCGCGGCCGCCAGGCGGGCCGAGACGCGCACCAGGTCCTCGGGCATCGCCGGGCCGAGCAGCATCGCCTCGACGCGCTCGCGGAGCCGGCTCCTGCCGATCTCCTCGCCGGCCGCGTCCGCCGCGACCGCGTCGTCGACGAGCTGGTCGACCACCTGCTCGAGCTCCTCGGCGGTGAGGCTGCGGCGGAGGATCCCGAGCAGCGGCACGTAGTCCTGG
This window of the Clavibacter sepedonicus genome carries:
- a CDS encoding SRPBCC family protein — protein: MSEPIVITRTFAASRERVFDAWTSPADFSTWFGTAAVDVPLDTLRMDVRVGGAWSAVMRLPDGGSIDWAGEYVELDRPSRIAMTMTDRPDQPAGEPLTVDLEEVAGGATRMTMTQRAGEFTPEQREMTMQGWGAFLDVMEGLVAPDGAGVGR
- a CDS encoding DUF3349 domain-containing protein: MTDSASEVGGPRDGPTGAAVPDRPDRGIVQRVVGWLRAGYPSGVPDQDYVPLLGILRRSLTAEELEQVVDQLVDDAVAADAAGEEIGRSRLRERVEAMLLGPAMPEDLVRVSARLAAAGWPLGSPEDLHEPDAAHARATERTGLVSRIVAWLRAGYPAGLPEQDFVPLLALLRRRLSDEEVREVSARLASEGGLPASRLDVADAIAGVTSEMPSDADVERVRAYLEAHGWPEGFRI
- a CDS encoding TetR/AcrR family transcriptional regulator, which encodes MSTSATGLRERRRVETSARLTTLARRLTAERGLAGFTVEEVCEQAGVSRRTFFNYFASKEDALFGRSARVDTADLEEAFVAAGDPEDPALSPTLLDDLADLCLERWARLDTDGTSMHDMHAAFRREPGLLVRALEAAMEDEAKDVLLVERREGLPPGDLRASVVVQAMGALGRSSAREFLAPDNVDPIPLILRRRLDALREIAHPPTATTSRTRHTERTPRNP
- a CDS encoding MDR family MFS transporter; this translates as MSTTATAPAPLLLTQRRIWIIFSALIAGMLLSSLDQTIVSTAMPTIVGELGGVDHQVWITTAYLLATTIVMPIYGKFGDVLGRRNLFLAAIAIFTLASVGCAFAGDFWSFVVFRAAQGLGGGGLMILSQSIIADIVPANQRGKYLGPLGGIFGLSAVGGPLLGGFFVDHLTWQWAFYINIPIGIAAFVVAFITLTLPSKRATKRIDVVGVVLLSMATTCLIFFTDFGGDKAYGWGSLATWAWGLGLVVAASLFVFTESRADDPVIPLSLFRNPVFVNATAIGLALGIGMFAAIGFVPTFLQMSTGTSAAVSGLLLLPMMVGLIGMSITSGILISRTGRYRIFPIVGTLLTMLALVLMTSLTAETPVWLICVFLFIFGLGLGLIMQVVVLVVQNAVPAAQIGTATSTNNYFREVGAALGTAVFGTLFTTRLTENLTTVFAGAGAAPGDAAASASSIDPQALNQLPDAVRDGIVDAYADALAPVFWYLVPFIGIAFVLSLVLKQIPLSDVAGLVARGEAVGGEEAERLEAEQRADVRGGTSPAQATGPDAADEASRIAVPSSDARDGSGS
- a CDS encoding HipA domain-containing protein, with product MSTRVLDVFLYGRLAAKLERTAPLRYRLVYEAEWFATGGPSISLSLPTLRRVHTGAPVLRFLDNLLPEDDAVRRSWSRENDSGSVEPFHLLSSHGADVAGALEFHPEGHPARMEGSLEALTEAQIADRIRAIREDRDVGEGDGAPARPGQFSLAGAQGKFALAWSDGRCHEPTGVQPSTHIFKPRVRNLVDAEIVEHVTMTSAAVLGLSAASTEISSFTDQHSLVVARFDRRADERGFVTRIHQEDLVQALGLPAFRKFEERGGPSVRTILELLDRIDEHEVRAPAKERFMKYLLFSWMVLNTDAHGKNYSLRRWPTGFDLAPIYDASSYLPYVSPAGSRSDDVLSAIEGTHMASRLVDSYGVGDMGAFQWAAVGREAGLDGEAFLEWGRQVAAALPAVFRAVAVELESALQTPVVELLLDVLGHDVGDTRAAGVSPWLEWIRSVL
- a CDS encoding helix-turn-helix domain-containing protein, encoding MLARWPEDLGNVARQQRQDLGFSQEELARRAGVTRQWLTRFETAKGDAALSKVMRVLRELDLRLEIETKVSGDVSPEAARAARVPAVNDDFMSALMARVGQEPASDIGTSGSRAAEAVLRRNRDVRVMVEKIGQQGAALARDPMAPPPPSKQQHRS